CTCGTTCGTCGATTGGAACTTGTTCGACGAGGTGCAGGAGTGGTGCGACGCGACCACCGGCACGACCGAGGAGCGGCTCGCGAAGCTCAGCGATCCGAAGCGGCGCGAGGCGCTCAAGAACGCCCGGACCCCGATGGTCATTACCGAGGAGTTCGACCAAATCATCGTGACCCAGGTCGATAGCGAAGCGCTCAAGAAGTTCGAGAACCTGACGCTGCGCGAGATTAGCAAGCAGACCGGCAAGCATCCGATCGACGTGATGCTCGACATCGCGTGCGCCGATAATCTGCGCGCCGAGTTCTACGCGCCGGGCCCCAACCAGAACATGAAATACATGAAAGAGATCATCGACGAGCCGTACCTGATTCCGGGCGTTTCCGATGGCGGCGCGCATACCAAGTTCTTGACCGCCGGCCGTTACCCGACCGACTTCATCACCAAACTGGTCCGCGAGCACAACATGTTGAGCCTCGAGGAAGCGCACTGGCGCTTGAGCGCATTGCCTGCAATGTGCGCGGGCTTCCGCGACCGCGGCACACTTCGTCCGGGAGCGCCGGCCGACGTCGTGGTTTATGACTACGAGGGTCTGGCGATGCGTCCGATGGAAATCGCCCACGACTTCCCGGGCGGCGAATGGCGGCGGGTGCAGAAGGCCGACGGCTACAAGGCGGTGCTGGTCAATGGCCAGGTGACGCTCGAGGACGGCGAGCCGACCGGCGCCTCGTCGGGCAGGCTGCTGCGTCATGGTGCCTGAGTTAACTATTTGATGGCGCGGATTTCCGAGCCCATCCGGTCCTTGTGAAGGTAGCTATCGCGGCCGCCGTCGGCTGATTTGGCGGCGGCCGCGGACCCTAACGAAATCAGCGAGGGCAAGCCCGATGGAAGAATCTTTTTTTTCCGCCGACGGCCATGTGATCGAACCTCCGGATCTGTGGACCAGCAGGATCGACCCGCAGTTTCGCGAACGCGCGCCGCGCCTCGAAACGCTGCCGGACGGCGACTACTACTTCCTCAACGGCCGCAAATCCACGCCGCTCATGGGCCTCGAAGGCTCCATGATGAACGAAAAAATTGAAGGGCACATCGATGCCCTCAGGCCTCATCGCTTTGAAGAAGCGCGGCGTGGCGCCTGGGAACCCTCGGCGCGGCTGGCCGATCAGGATCTCGACAACTTGCGCGCCGAGGTTATCTACCCCGGCGTCGGGCTCGGGTTTTTTGCGCTCAACGATGCGGCTTTCCAGCGTGCGGTGTTCCGCGCCTACAACGATTGGCTGATTGACTTTTGCCGCTTCTCACCTAATCGCCTGTTAGGCGCCGGTCTGCTCACGGTTAAAGGACCGATTGAATGGGCTATCGAAGAAGCCCGGCGCGTGGCCAAGTCCGGCCTCCGCTCCGTATCGATCCAGGCCACCGTGCCGGAGCGTCCGTATGGCAGGTCCGAGACTTACGAGCCGTTGTGGGCGGCGCTCCAGGATCTTGGCCTGCCGGTGGCCATCCACACCGGAACCGGAGTCGATTTGGGCAAGAGCATGGCCGAACTGGGTCCCGGCATGTTTGTTCTGGAAAACAAGATCATCGTGATGATGCGCGCGGTGGGCGAACTTATCTGGTCGGGTATTCCGCAACGCTATCCGAAGTTGCGCTTTGTGCTGGTCGAAGGCGGCATCGGATGGATCGCTTCGCTGCTTCGCTTCATGGACCACTGGTGGGAAGACCATCACCGATGGATGGAGCCTAAGCTCGATGAACCGCCGAGCGCATATTTCCACCGTCAATTCTGGGCCACGTTCGAGGA
This is a stretch of genomic DNA from Candidatus Binatus sp.. It encodes these proteins:
- a CDS encoding amidohydrolase family protein, whose protein sequence is MDAGACGWSAQRLPPSGPACVQRDFDGTPMVSDLMSDDTCYALARVLGRRNEGFIQMTLATEDQSKDMAHYEKLAELSGRPVLFNVVQARDGHPEVHRGSIAWLDRCRQRGLRVYGQAITTDTNVTFSFVDWNLFDEVQEWCDATTGTTEERLAKLSDPKRREALKNARTPMVITEEFDQIIVTQVDSEALKKFENLTLREISKQTGKHPIDVMLDIACADNLRAEFYAPGPNQNMKYMKEIIDEPYLIPGVSDGGAHTKFLTAGRYPTDFITKLVREHNMLSLEEAHWRLSALPAMCAGFRDRGTLRPGAPADVVVYDYEGLAMRPMEIAHDFPGGEWRRVQKADGYKAVLVNGQVTLEDGEPTGASSGRLLRHGA
- a CDS encoding amidohydrolase family protein, whose product is MMNEKIEGHIDALRPHRFEEARRGAWEPSARLADQDLDNLRAEVIYPGVGLGFFALNDAAFQRAVFRAYNDWLIDFCRFSPNRLLGAGLLTVKGPIEWAIEEARRVAKSGLRSVSIQATVPERPYGRSETYEPLWAALQDLGLPVAIHTGTGVDLGKSMAELGPGMFVLENKIIVMMRAVGELIWSGIPQRYPKLRFVLVEGGIGWIASLLRFMDHWWEDHHRWMEPKLDEPPSAYFHRQFWATFEDDRPGLLTRELLNVDHLMWGADYPHTEGTFPNSRAQVAKDFKGIPVAEVLKMVSVNGAKLYGVA